ACAGCTggctgttttacaaaatataaagcgGAATAAGCTGTCGCTAAGACTTGACAGGTTAGCCGGATAGCTGATTTAACGGGTATTCTGCTGCTAGCGATCTTCACCACAACGGTTTAATTTAGGCTAGATGTAtacttttattttgctgtgcaCGTAGTGATTGGGATGACGTTAAAATGAGTGCTACAAGGTAACGAGTGCTAACGAATTTCGTCACGGAACGCTGCTGAAAAATTCCGAAAAGTTTGATGATTTAAATACTGTCACAGATATAGGTGAGTGATGCTTATCGTTACACCGAGGATCTGACTGAGATGATCTTGGATCCAATTGTTTCTTGTCTGCTAGTATGTACACCGTGGCCCTGTAAGGAAATAACAAACGCATGCTTAAATACACATCGAAATCGATGTAATTTCGCCCTTCTCTCTGTAACACACCTGCTCTGTATCTAATATAGACAGGACCATGTTTGGCGCCTGGGCAGCGGAGGACTCCTCTGACGAAGTGGAGGACATGGACACGTCAGAGTGGTGTTGGTTATATTTGTCCAACTGCGGAGATTGGCACATCTTTAAGGTAACGACTTAACATATTACGTCTGTCTTTCTGATCACCCGACGGTGTATAGTATACCTCTTACTCtactttatttatgttttcgAGGAGTCAAGGAGGTCAAATTAGAAGTGTGGTTAATTGAAAAGAATGGAGTAAAAACCTCAACTGCATATAAACTAATGGAATGTAAGAATTTAgtgcatattattttaaatgtctgtctgtctgactacAAACCTGTCTAAATGAACTAATactaaaatatttcatgtttgtatgtgtaccCATTCCATTTCAATGTTTCTGCAGTTCAGTCCGAACGATGTGTGCTCCCTGACCAGTGACGAAATTGATCAGAATTACAATAGGAATAGGACTGGAAATATGGAATACCAAATAGCAGGATGCACCTACCGATTTGATTTTTCGGGTATTGAACAAATCATCATTTCTATGATTCTTCTATGAATTATGGTTGCTTTTAAGCAATCCCAGACAATGGCATGTGCTAAGCAagtaaatgaatggaatgaCAGTTATAACTGAAAGACTCAActtcaccttcaccttcacTTTTTGAAGACAAATGtagtttgctttgctttgggTTTTCATATatcctgcaaaataaaaaaaaataatagactCATGCTATCTTATGTGTGAACTTGGGCTGTCAGGTTGATAAGTAGTGAGAcaactcattttaattttttttgtctgtctcagTTATGTAACTCTTTTCTTCCCTGCTCAAATTTCTCTCCTGCTTTTCACTCTTCCGGCCACACACAGAGATGAAACAGATCAACATCAGGACTGGAGAGGAGAGACCAATCAAACGGGCCCTACGTACAGAGACTAGCTCTAGGTGAGCCTGAGCCACTCAGTTATTGAGATTGTGACTGGTGTGTTTCGGTGCACTCAGTGTTACTAAAAACCAAAACAGGTAATTCTGCCCCAGCCCTGCAGGCATTATGTGGCTTTAGTGTCTTTCATACAGTTTCGGTACAGTTCCACTTTCACTTCTAGTTAAAACATCTTTCCTTATGAAAGCACCTAGCTCCATTATGTAAGGACTACAAACACTTCTACTGACCTTTTCGTATTATAAACTTTATCATGCATCATAAAAGTTTCTTTGGgtgtattattgttgttattgtctgTTATAGGTGTATCTGCGATAATTTTCCCCTGCGTGCTCCCTCACACTGGGAAATGTTTACTCCAGATGAACCTTACCAGGTAAACAGAATA
The sequence above is a segment of the Megalops cyprinoides isolate fMegCyp1 chromosome 23, fMegCyp1.pri, whole genome shotgun sequence genome. Coding sequences within it:
- the LOC118770665 gene encoding protein mono-ADP-ribosyltransferase PARP11-like translates to MFGAWAAEDSSDEVEDMDTSEWCWLYLSNCGDWHIFKFSPNDVCSLTSDEIDQNYNRNRTGNMEYQIAGCTYRFDFSEMKQINIRTGEERPIKRALRTETSSRCICDNFPLRAPSHWEMFTPDEPYQLQWI